In Maylandia zebra isolate NMK-2024a linkage group LG9, Mzebra_GT3a, whole genome shotgun sequence, the genomic stretch CTCGTACGTCTCCTTGTCAGAGGCCACCACCCTCAGCCAGTCGCGGAGGTTGTTCTTCTTCAGGTACTTCTTTGTCAGGTACTTCAGATACCTGTGGAAGAACATTGACCATCAGAACCGTTTCCAGGAAGGTTCTCTGGTTCTTGTGACACTTCTCGTTTTACCTTTTGGAGAACTGCTTCTCAGACGTCACGTTGATCTTGTTCTTCATGCGGCCGACCTGGACGATGTCACCCAGATTCCCCGTCTTCCCGTTCACCTTGATCTTCTCTTTAAGGAAGGTCTCCTATTGGATAGAGCATAGTAATGCACTAGGGAAGAGAACCCTAGTAAATCTGGAGCTAGGGAAGGGCGCCCTAGTCCACAGATTGGGTCAGCTGCTTGCAAAAACCACCAAATTTAccctttaataaattaatttgtcGCTTTTGGGGGACACGATTTGAACTGGATTTCTGCTAAAGTAGTGACGACTGCAAGAAGACTTACAAAGCTTGCAGAGTCCAGGATCCCATCCTCCACAGGGTGGGTCAGGTCCAGGGTGAACTTCCATGCAGCCCCCTTCTTGGACTTCTTACCAGCTGGCCTCTTCATTCTGATCTGTGATCATGTTTCACATGTTAACTTTACTAGAACACGCGTAAACTAACATAGTGAGCAAAGCTTATTGCTATAGCTGGTTTCCAAGGTAACAGTGGTGAAGCGACGTCGCCACATGGTTCTTGAGTTATGCAAAGTCTGTTTCTTCAAATGACATTAGATAAATCTCCGA encodes the following:
- the rpl22l1 gene encoding ribosomal protein eL22-like, which codes for MAPIRMKRPAGKKSKKGAAWKFTLDLTHPVEDGILDSASFETFLKEKIKVNGKTGNLGDIVQVGRMKNKINVTSEKQFSKRYLKYLTKKYLKKNNLRDWLRVVASDKETYELRYFQISQDDEESEADE